One Candidatus Thermoplasmatota archaeon DNA window includes the following coding sequences:
- a CDS encoding bifunctional phosphoglucose/phosphomannose isomerase, giving the protein MLDLPEDKIRAVDASNMLGTIHGSPEMLERALAAFDGKAIRPARKVRRVVIVGMGGSAMGGDYLAAWAALEGTAPVEVVRTYALPAYVDADTLVLAISYSGNTEETLAAFAEAHRRGAMVAAIATGNKLEALAKKHGAPFVRIEGGHQPRAALPILLATSALVLEAYGVIKARAALTEALPDLRALAADLAPEAGTARNEAKRIALALQDSVPIVYGADELVPAARRFANELNENSKILGFWGAMPEMNHNELVGWAGDDDLDRFTAIFLRREQEHPQIKERYDFTGHLIQERGGRLVQIQAKGKGFVTAMLTATYVGDMVSGYLAVLRGKDPSPVEIITRLKNKLGETGFVDTVAK; this is encoded by the coding sequence ATGCTGGACCTGCCCGAGGACAAGATCCGCGCCGTCGACGCGTCGAACATGCTGGGCACCATCCACGGCTCGCCCGAGATGCTCGAGCGCGCGCTCGCGGCGTTCGACGGCAAGGCCATCCGCCCCGCGCGCAAGGTGCGCCGCGTCGTGATCGTGGGCATGGGCGGCTCCGCCATGGGCGGCGACTACCTCGCCGCGTGGGCCGCGCTCGAAGGCACGGCGCCGGTCGAGGTCGTCCGCACGTACGCGCTTCCCGCCTACGTCGACGCCGACACGCTCGTCCTCGCCATCTCGTACTCGGGCAACACCGAGGAGACGCTCGCCGCCTTCGCCGAGGCGCACCGCCGCGGCGCGATGGTCGCCGCCATCGCGACGGGCAATAAGCTCGAAGCTCTCGCGAAGAAGCACGGCGCGCCCTTCGTGCGCATTGAAGGCGGCCATCAGCCCCGCGCCGCGCTCCCGATCCTCCTCGCGACGAGCGCGCTTGTCCTCGAAGCCTACGGCGTGATCAAGGCCCGCGCCGCCCTCACCGAGGCGCTCCCGGATCTGCGCGCCCTCGCCGCGGACCTCGCGCCCGAGGCGGGCACCGCGCGCAACGAAGCGAAGCGCATCGCGCTCGCGCTCCAGGACTCGGTGCCGATCGTCTACGGCGCCGATGAGCTCGTCCCCGCGGCGCGCCGCTTCGCGAACGAGCTGAACGAGAACTCGAAGATCCTCGGTTTCTGGGGCGCGATGCCCGAGATGAACCACAATGAACTCGTGGGCTGGGCGGGCGACGACGACCTCGATCGATTCACCGCGATCTTCCTGCGCCGCGAGCAGGAGCACCCGCAGATCAAGGAACGCTACGACTTCACGGGCCACCTCATCCAGGAGCGCGGGGGGCGCCTCGTGCAGATCCAGGCGAAGGGCAAGGGCTTCGTGACCGCGATGCTCACGGCGACGTACGTCGGCGACATGGTGAGCGGCTACCTCGCGGTCCTTCGCGGAAAGGACCCCTCTCCGGTCGAGATCATCACGCGCCTCAAGAACAAGCTCGGCGAAACGGGCTTCGTGGACACGGTCGCGAAGTGA
- a CDS encoding pyridoxamine 5'-phosphate oxidase family protein — MDDHGHGDAASSKLYHEGARALQDHFDSRRIADRLEEVTFHDDLSEDDAGFIESCAFFFLATADADGRPDVSYKGGLPGFVRSLDAKTVVFPSYDGNGMFRTLGNVLVNPEVAMLFIDFADPGRLRVHGRATLSNEDPLMSEFEGAQLIVRVAVDRVFPNCPRYIHRMTLEEPSPFAPREGHVPPVPGWKRAPVFAPHLPKTAPPKKPLPRVPRRTPERS; from the coding sequence ATGGACGACCACGGACACGGCGACGCGGCATCCTCCAAGCTCTACCACGAGGGCGCGCGGGCGCTGCAGGATCACTTCGACAGCCGCAGGATCGCGGACCGCCTCGAGGAGGTCACCTTCCACGACGACCTCTCGGAGGACGACGCGGGCTTCATCGAGTCCTGCGCCTTCTTCTTCCTCGCGACCGCCGACGCGGACGGCCGACCCGATGTGTCCTATAAAGGGGGGCTTCCCGGCTTCGTGCGATCGCTCGACGCAAAGACCGTCGTGTTCCCGAGCTACGACGGCAATGGCATGTTCCGCACCCTCGGGAATGTCCTCGTCAATCCCGAGGTCGCGATGCTCTTCATCGACTTCGCCGACCCCGGGAGGCTCCGCGTGCACGGTCGCGCGACGCTCTCGAACGAAGACCCCCTCATGAGCGAGTTCGAGGGCGCGCAACTCATCGTGAGGGTGGCCGTCGACCGCGTCTTCCCGAACTGCCCGCGCTACATCCACCGCATGACTCTCGAGGAGCCCTCGCCGTTCGCGCCGCGGGAGGGCCACGTGCCGCCGGTTCCGGGCTGGAAGCGCGCGCCCGTCTTCGCGCCGCACCTCCCGAAGACGGCTCCGCCGAAGAAGCCGCTTCCGCGCGTCCCGCGGAGGACGCCCGAACGGTCGTGA